The nucleotide sequence TTATCGAGGATACCGGTGCAACTGTATATATAGCTGATAAGATCCCCGTCATGGTTCAGCTAAAGACCAGGGAGAAGCTGCCAGCAATACATCTACTCAATAGAGGTATATGCGAGATCCCATATGTCACAGTGGATCAGGGGGCTGTACCTAGGATCCTAAATGGAGCCGATGTAATGGCCCCAGGTATTATAGAGCTATCACAATTCCCCCAAGGGGCTTTGGTAGGTGTTAGAGAGCCCCAGAGAAAGGCCTTCATAGCAGTTGGCAAAGCCCTGATGAGCTCTGAGGAGATATCTAGTGTTAAAAGGGGGAGGGCTATAAAGAGTCTCCACCATGTTGGAGACAAGATATGGGAGGGTATTATAGAGACGCTGATAAAGATGCAATGATGAAGAATAAAAGCCTAGGATCAAAAATAAGTTGAACTTAAAAATCTCAGCCCAAATAGGGTTGTAGCAATATTATTTATGAGGGATGTTTATGGGTCTAAGCGATGAGTATGTGGATGTGCATGAGGGTGGGGAGCTCTCATGGATGCAGAGGATATCAGATATTGTTAAGATATATGGCCATAGGATAGAGGCTCATGGAGATGCTGCGAGGATTGTTATTGGCGACACATCCATAGATATAGGGCCTTTCGAGGGGAAGATCTGTTTCCAAGCCCATCTCGAGCTCCCAGTTAGTCATAGCTCGGGAGCACAGCTTGAAGATCTTGTTGCAAGGGTTGAGAAGGTTTATAGAGCTGTCTATAGCATTGATGGGCCTTTTACATATGTGCTAGATGACTCCCTAGGGGACTTCGGTGTTGTCCATATAATGAAATGCTATGATAGGCCTGAGAGCCTTATAAGGGATTTGGAGGCTATGCTTAAAAACCTCTCATAGGATCTACTGAACCACCATATATGCTATCATAGCATAGTGGCCGAAGCCGCAGAGCTCCGCACATACTATGATGTATTGTCCTGGCTTATCCACCTTCACCCATAAAGTGTTTATATAGCCTGGTATTGCATCCATTTTAAGACCTAGCTCTGGGACGAAGAAGCTGTGTGCAACATCCCTACTAGTTATGTCAAGCCTATAGAGCTTCCCCTTCTCAAGGTAGAGTGTCCCTACAGAGGTGGTTCCATT is from Sulfolobales archaeon and encodes:
- a CDS encoding cytochrome c oxidase subunit II, producing the protein MRRLSSRAMEHSRERILRIFEIVTIVATSVILAYLAVISIQGLEVLWAPSTEVREPYTVIRVEAFQFGWRFIYPNGTTSVGTLYLEKGKLYRLDITSRDVAHSFFVPELGLKMDAIPGYINTLWVKVDKPGQYIIVCAELCGFGHYAMIAYMVVQ
- a CDS encoding PUA domain-containing protein, which codes for MVHYYPLSKKELKDLLKTSREVFKCSVERFSEGYIVFIEDTGATVYIADKIPVMVQLKTREKLPAIHLLNRGICEIPYVTVDQGAVPRILNGADVMAPGIIELSQFPQGALVGVREPQRKAFIAVGKALMSSEEISSVKRGRAIKSLHHVGDKIWEGIIETLIKMQ